CTATCGAGAAGCTCGACGACATTGCTGCTGTGCTCGGTACGCACCCCATAACGTTGATGGTCGGTAGCTATGCCCTAAAGGACAATCGTTCTGTTGCGAAAGTCCTCGAGGACGTCATTGGGGAGATCGAGCGTCTAGAGGTCGCCGAGGGCGTTTCGAAGCTACGCAAGCGTTACCCCAGAACCGAGTAGGCGCGAGAGCCTTGGAAACACTCGAGTAATGACTTCAAAGCGCTGTATATCACTTCGTCGGGTCGGCGCATTGGGTCGACGTAGGGATGGTTTCCAGGTGTCGATTAAAGGCCGGAAACCTACGAAGCCGGGGCAGGCCATAATTCTGTAACCCTAATTTTTGCACTGTAAACCACTGTGGTTAACAAGGAATAAAAGTGGTTTACACGGAGCAATACACGCCTCGGTTTCTAAGGATACTTCTGTACTGACCTTTCCCTCGACGCAAAGGGTGTGATTGCGCACTACGCGAAATCGACCTATCCATGCGACTTTCTTGAAGGCAGGTCGACCACCTTGCGGTCGCTCATCTTAGCCTTGAGTACACGGTTCTCGTCCGTTAGCACTTCGTTGATGGATGCGAGATTGGCGACCTTGACCCGCAATTCCTCGATCTCCTGACGGTGGGCTGCGGACTTCTTGCGTTCCGCAATCAAGTCTTGTTGTTTCACATCACGCATGGCGCGACTGGAGCGACCTTGAGCCTCTCGGATAGCCTCGGCAATTCGTGGGTAGTAGTTGTGAATCAGCGCCGTCGATACGCCCGCCTCGCGGGCGACTGCCGCGATGGTAACCTTGGATTCCCCGGTGTGGGTGCGACCCTTTTGGATGCGGAGAAGGGCGAGCTTCAGATCCTTCTCGCGATCCTCAGCAGGCTTATAGTTGGTCGCCTTGTCCTTGGATTTCATGCGATTAAAGTCTCCGGGTCCATTCCCAACTGTACCAGTACGTCACGGCAGCGATTCAGGTCGCGCTCAACGCGCTGGCGGCCGCCCTCGCCAATGTCCGGGCAATTCAGTAGCCCTTTTAGATCATCGTAGAGTCGCTGGTAGATGGCCGCGTGACCGTGTCCAATCACAGCATGGTTGCAGTTGCCGCAGCGGGTACGCTCAAGAGTATTACCGACGCAACCGTCATTGTCCGCCGTGCACCAGGCATGGCCGTTGCTGCGAATTGCGGTGCTCTCGGCAATGGACTTCAGCATCGAGGCGTGATCCTTGAAGATCAGCAGATTCTGCGGTTCCCGCTGCCATTGCTTGAGCGCGCGGCCGTAGCCCCCGGCCAAGGGTTCGTCACCCAGCCAGTTATCGACGACGCCTAGTTTTATATCTTCCAACTCACCCTGAATATCTGCGTACAGATCAAGGTCCAGATGCTGTCCCCAGCTATCGTCTATGGCGTAGCCCAGAGACATGTCCAGCGAACAATGTGCGAAATGCTCCTTGAGGTAGCGAAGGTCACCGAAGCGGCTGTGCGCGGCGTAGTTGGCAAACTTGCGGCGGAACTGGTGGCTGGAGAGATTCCAGCTCAGTCCGCAATCCTTGGCGAATGCCTTGAAGCATACGCTCCAAGTAGTGTTGGAAAGCGTGCGCACTTGATTGCCCTCTTTCGGATCTACGCCGAGAAAGAGCGCATAGCGGTGTTTGTGCGCCTCGACGATCTGCGGATCATACGGGTTGGCGTGGCGCCGCTGAAGGATCTCGGCGGCGATCATGGCCTGATAGGGTGCGCACCAGCGCTCCATCACGCGCAGGGCACGCACAGCGGCCTGGGGGATCATCCAATCATGGATACCGACACCGGTCTTTTCCGACCGCGAGCGCATCCAGTGGTAGGCGGTGCCATGATCGTCTTGAGTGCGGTGGTGGGCACCTGACTGCACGTAGGCCAGTTCATGGATGCGACAGCCAGAAGTGCTAGCCAGGACGATATAGCAGGCCGTGCGCAGATTGATCAGTGCCTTATTCAATGCGTTCAGACCGTCCTCCCAACCAAGGGTGCTCAGGTGGCTGTTCTTGGCCTTATTGAGACTCCGAGCACTCCGCCCCTTTCGCTGCATAGCGAGGGTTTCCAGCGCTTCGCGCAGATCAAGCAAGTGCCGGCCGCGCTCAACCTGTTGATAGGCCCGCTCGAACAGTATGCAGAACACATCATCCGGAATCAGCGGGGTCTTGCCGCTCTGGGCACTGCTGCCGGTAAGCCCCGCCATCGCCTTGGCGGAAGTTTCGGGCCAAGGATGCTGAGGCATCGGGTCGTCGGTGTAGTGGCTCAGTTCATGAATGGCTTCGACGGCCTTGAAACGGCTATGTAGTCCGCTTTGTGATAGCGGCTTGCCTTTGGATCGGCTGGGCTGCCGGTATGCCTTGCAGGCGTCCACATAGGTCGAGCAAACCAGGGGTGTCACCGCACTTAGGTAGTCGAGTTTGAATGCTTCCAGGTGGCGCAGGAATGGCCTTGCATCAGAGAAAATTTGTACCAAAGCGAGGCATTTAGGCCGAACCGCCCCATGGCGTCCACGGCGTAGGTAGCGATATAGCATCGCCTTCATCACCTCCCAAAATGCCGGTGGCGCGGTGCGGAAGTCCAGCCGTGTATGACTCGCCGGCACGTTGCTGGTGAAGCCTTCAAGTTGCCAGACGTTGTCGCGGTAGCGGCTGAGAATAACCCACTGCCCATCGACCTGAGTAGCGCTGATGATCAGGGCGTCGCGTTCGGATTCCGGGAGCCCGCGCACATCGCTCGGCTGGACAGCAAGGGGAGCCCAAGGTAGTGCCACCAAGGTGTTGTCACTCATGCAAATAGCTCCAAGCTGTCGATCAGATCAACCGACCAGAACGGGTGCGGCAGGGTCCGGGCTCGCTCGCGGGCGTCCTCCACCGCTGCGGCCTTGAAGGTACCGCGCCGCAGCCCTTCGGCAACGATGTAGTGGTCTATCAAGCGGGGGATGTGGGCGTACTCCCGTGCCCAGCGCCGCTTGTCCATGCGCGAGCGCTCAGCCAGCACGCGGAAGTAGAAGCTGAACAGCTTGTACAGATCCTCTGCGGTTACCGCGTAATGCTTGCAACGCAGGCAGTTCATGAAGTTCATGCAGGTCGCGCCCTCGCGCTTCGGGGCGTACTGGCCGTTCACTGGGTCGGCGCAGCGGCCCATGGGGGTGTCCTTATAGGTTGCACCGACGGTCCGAGTTAGCAACTCCTGCACCATTACCTCGCCCATGAACTGCCAGTTGCGACGGGCATACTCGTCGGGTGCCAGGTAGCTTTGGTCGGCCACCCTCGGGGTATTGCCGAGCGCAGCGGCGGTGGTCGCCAAATCGCCGTCGGTAAGCTCGAAGATGCGGTTGGCGAAGGTCTTGCGCAGGCGTGAGATGTTGATGCGCAGGGGCTTATCGTCACTGTCGGTCAGACCATGCTCGGTTACGAGGCGGTTTATCGACCTAGCCAACGTTTCTGGTATCAGCGTCGTGACTGTACCGAAACCCTTGCGATTGCGTATGCGATACAGCCACACGCGCCCCTTGAGGTCGGCTGGAGCCTCTGCGTCCAATGACTCGGTCAGGGCCATCACGCGGCGGATCAAGCGCTCGACGTTGGTTCTCACGTTCGGCGTGGACTCTAGAAGACGCTCAGTGTCTGACTCGGCTCGCAGCGCCACTTTACTGGTGTTGTAGCCACGTCGCTTCCACAGTACTAGGAACACGGTGTTGTCCTTGGGGTGTGGGCGCAGGCAGTCACGACCCATTTCCAGCAGTGGCGTGGTATTGCGTCCGGTGTGCAGCGCCACGACCAGCAGGGCGTAGACCAGCAGATCGCTGGTCACAGGCTCGTCGTCAGCCCAGATCGGCTTGATGGCCTGCCTGAGCGCCACAGTGAACGCTTGCCGCTCGCGTTTGGACAGCCCCGTCTCGCCCTTGGCCTTGCGGTTGATGTTTGGGAAGGGGTTATGGGGGAAGGTGGTCCCATCGCCGGAGGTGACGAGATGGATTAGCCCACGCCGCCCCAAGGCGAGCAACACGGGCTTGGTCTGCGAGTAGAGGGTTTTCTGACTGATAGTCGCCACGCCCAACCCAGCCAAATGTCCGAGATAGCCGTCGATCAAGTCCCGGTTCACATCGGACATGGCCAAGTCACGGCCGATAGCCGTCGCCCGCAGCACGCAGCAGTCGAAAAAATTGCGCAGCCCATTTTGGCAGTAGCCAGCGACGGTGCTAATCGCGATGGTGCCTTCTTGGCCGGCGAGGAAGCGTTTAATTTGGCACTGGCAGGCGTAGGTGATGGAGTCAATGCCAGCGCCGTACCAGCGGGCAAAGTCGAAACTACGGCTGTTGGAGGCGTTCCGCCCGAACGTGACCGTGGTATTCGTCGGAGGGATGGTATCGGGCAGAATCACCACATTGCCTGCTATGTCGCGGCTGTGCTCGACTTGCGGGACGCTGAGGTCGGTCTTAGTAAATACCTTGCGCTTGCCCATCAGGCCGCCTCCGCCAATGCGTTCAACTCATCGTCATAGGCCAGCACCGCCTCGTCGGCTATTTCGTTGACCAAGTGCAGGTACACCATGGTTGTCTGAATCGAACTGTGGCCGAGTTGCCGCTGAACGAACACCAGAGGCTCCAACCCGCTCGCAGGGTTACGCTGAAGGCTGACCAGGGTATGGGTGGCATAAGTATGCCGAAGCATGTGCGTATGGACTTTGATTCCAGCCCGCTTGCCGGTCTCGCTGATGATCCGGTTGAGGCTCTTGCCGTCGTCACCATAGGGTTCCCCGGACTGGTTAAGGAACAACGCCTTTTGTGGGGTCTTGCTTAGCGAGGCGCGCTCGCCGCGCACCTTCGTCACATAGCGATAGAGTTCAGCCATGAATTTGCGGCTGACGTAAATATCCCGCGGCTTGCTGCCCTTAGTCACCATACCGCTGCCGTCGAACGGATCGAGCCGAATGCGGAGGTTGCGTTCGGTTCGTGCTGCCTTGTCCGGGTCGAAAACATAGGCCAGCGGGAAGGCGGCGATTTCCTCGCGGCGCAGACCCGTATGCAGCCCTAGGCGCATCATCATTCGGTGATGGGGGTTCTCCACTGCGGCCAAGAGCGACTTGATCTCGGCCATGCTCAGAAACTTAGGCAGGGTCTTGTGGCTACGTGGCATTACATCGTTTGCCATGGCCTTGCCGCCACTGGCATCGACATGGGCAAGGAAACTTGTTTGGCACCTTACGGCGCGCTCTTCATAAGCGAAGGGCAGGCGCTTCACCCACCCCTCTTTCAGTGCGAATTCATAAAACTTGCAGATATAAGTCAAACGCTGGCGAGTGGTGTTCGGTGCCAGCGCGCACGCCTCCAGGCAGTAATCTCGGTAGGCCGCCACAAGGCTCTTGGCCTCGCCACGATCCACGTCGCGCCAGTCAATCTCATGAGCCTCGAGGAAGCTGAAGAAATCGTACAGCGCGCGTCCGGTACTGGGCCAGGAACGCTTCGAGCCGATGACCCCGCGAAGCAGGTAGTGCCGAAAGAACTGATTGGCCGGAACGCAACTCTCCATCGAGTCCCATAGCAGAATGGGAAACCCTGGATAAGGTTGCCCTGCGATCACCAAATCCCCTGTAGCCCACACAAGCTCCATCTGCCGTCCTCTGTGCTAATCAGAATCTCAATCACTTTGTCTGCTCTGACCAGTTAGGGGATTAGATCGGCCCTAAAGCGCATGAGCTTCTAAGTGTCTGTTTCTAATATCACAGCAATCTAACGCTTTCCAAGTGCCAGATCATAAGGCGTTCCTCAAGGTTTGCAGGTGGGCGACCTGACGGCTGAATTCAGCGCTGGACAGCCGCTGCTTCGGTCGCGGGCTCATGGCCTGGCTGATGGCGCGTGTGGGTTGGCCAGTCAGGCGTGCGAGCACCAGCCATTGTTCGGCGACGCCGAGTTGTTCAAAACCGGGGTGACGGTGACGGACACGCCGCAGGATGTCTTGTTGCAAGGCTTGCAACAGGCTGTGCTGACCGTTGTGACGGAGCATGAAATCGGCGCTGGCACGCAGGTGTTCCTGGAGCTGGCGGCGGGCTCTCGTGGCCGGCTCCAGCAATGGGCCGTTACGCACGCCAACATGCCAGAACCCGAAAACGATCAAGGCGATCAGGGCCACCAGGGCTTGCGGAAAATAGCGCCACAGCAACGTCAGCAAGCTGTCGTGATCGGTATTGAACAGCAAGGTCACGTCTGTGTCGGCCGTCAGGTACCACAGCAGCCAGGCGTTGTCGTACTGGTCGATGGCCGGGGTTTTCCAGAGGTCGGCGTCGGTGACCACGGTGATCGAACCCTGCCCGTGACTCAGCTGCATCATGTGCGTGGCCTTGCCGCTGTTGGCCCAGGCCTGGGCGAGGTTTTTCGGGTCGTCGAGGTGGAACGCGGTATCGAAGCTGAAGTAGGCCGGCGCCTCCTCGTTTTCCAGGTAGAGCTTGGTCAGTTTGGGGTAAGGATCGTCGACAGGATCGGGCGGCGGCTCCTTGAGGTCTTTGCTCAGGGATTGGTGCAACTGCACCCGGTCGAGCAGCAGATCATTGCTCTGCCCGGTCTTTTCATCCCACAGGGCTTCGGCGACGAATAAAAGACGTCCACCGGCGCGGGTCCAGTTCAATACCTGATTCACCTGTCGCGGCGACATGTTCGACCGATCGCCGAGCAACAACAAACTGCGCTGATGAGGCTCGAGAGTCGGCAAGATATCGAGGCTGTTGGCATGGCTGACGGTCAGGCCCTGTTTACGCAGAAAATGCTCGGCCGCCAGGTAGGGATTGGCCTGGGCTTCCGGGGATGGGCCGTGATCGATTTCTGCTGGATAGGGTATGGCCTTGAAATACAGGTAAACACTCAGCGCACACACTAGCAGGGCGATCAACGCACCGACTGAAAGCCACAAACGCCGGTTCAACGGGCGGCTCCCGGGCCGAACAACGCGCGCCAGCCGTTACAGAGTTCCTGTTGCAAATGCGCGGGGGGCAAGCGATGCCCATAGGCCATGTTTTGCCAGTGCCCGGTGAGGTTTCTGCTGAAGGCCAGCAAGGCAGGTTGTTGCAATTGTTCAACGCGCTGGAGCACTTCGCCTTCGGTGTCGGCTGGTTTGAGCGCCATGTTGAAATCGTGCAGCAAGTGGCTGAGCAGGGCGCGATAGAGCAACCCGAGGGCTTCACGGGGATTGGTCTGCCAGAGGCTTTCGGCACTGGCCGCGATGTCGGCGGGCAAGGTTTCGCGGTTGAGGTCCAGGCCGAACGCCTGCTGGGGTAATGGCCGCGCGACTTTGCGATTTAACGTGGGTCGGCGGCTGACAAAGGCCTGCAGCCAGTCGCGGTAACGCCAGATCAACAGCCCAATGGCGCCGATCACTGTGCCCCACAGCAGCACTTCGATCAGGCTGGCCAATACGCCAAAGCGTCGGCTGTCCAGCAAGCTGAGCAGCGCCTTCAGCCAGGCGGGCGTTTGACCATTGTCCGCAGTGTCGGCGGCGGGTTTGTCTTCGCCAAAGCGATAACGCGTTACCGTTTCCTTATTCTTGAAGGGGGGCTGATCGAGTATGGCCTTGATGCTGTCGCGGGATGCCTGACTGGTCAGTGGTTGCTCCAGCAGACGCGCAGAGTCCGGTGAGATAACCGGTTCGGCGGCCCAGACGCTTTGCGCCGTTGGCACCAGCAGGATCGCAGCCAGCAGCAGCGTGACGACCGTGCTGGTCAAGCGTTGGCGCATTCGGCGAAAAACCAGTTCGATGTCCCAGGCTTCCAGCCACGTGCGCCGGTTCAGATAAAGGCTGAAACCGCAGGCCACATAGATCGGTTCCCAGACAATCAGCACCAGAACGTAAAAGGTATTGGTCAGGTGTTCCAGCCAGCGCCAGTCTTGAGTGGCGGCGGTAATCAAGGTCTGCCAGCCCCAGTCGAGTTCGACCTGTTGCGGCAAGAGCATGTAGAACAGCACCATCAAGCCGATCCACAGCGCGGTTTCCAGATGCACGCCGATGATCGTCAGCCACTGGGCGGCGCCCGCGTTGCGTTGCAGCAACACGCGCAAACGTTGTTGGCGTGCTTCCCCCGCCAGACCTTCGAGTTGCACCACCGGCATCAGAAAACTGCGGCTCAGACTCAGGCGGCGCCAGGTCAGGCTGGCCAGCAGTTGCGGTTTGAGCAGGCGCGGCCATTGGCGCAGGGCCTGTTTCAGTGTGGGCGTTTCGCCGAACATGGCTTTGGACAGGATGTACAGCGGCAGCCGATCGAACGCCGGTTTGAGCCACCAGAACAGAAACACGGCGAGGGAGGGTGAATCCCACAGCAGCAAGGTGAGCAGGGCGAAGATCGGCAAGGTCACGATGGCCCAACTGGTCATCAACAGGCGTCGATGGCGCTGACTCAGCAGCACCCCCAGGTCCATGGCTTCCCAGGTCGTGCGCGGGCGGATCACCACACTGGCGTCACTCAGGCGCATGGCGAGTCCGTCCGGCAAACAGCAGATAAGTCGCCACCAACAACCAGAGCACCGCGCCGACCAGGTATTTGGTCAGCGGCGAGAGCCCGGTCCGCGACGACCAGTAGGCTTCGATAAACGCCGCAATCAGCAGAAACAGCATGACCCCGCAAATCAGCACCACGCTCTTGCGCGCCGCCAGTCGCAGGGCCTCGGCGCGGGGTAAACGTCCCGGCGCGATCAAGGCCCAGCCCAGTTGCAGGCCTGCGGCACCGGCCAGGGCAATTGCACTCAGTTCGAAGGCGCCATGGCCGATCACGAACGACCAGAAGGTTTGCCCATAGCCGATGTGCGTCAGGTGCCCGGCCACCGCGCCGATCATCAATCCGTTGAAGAACAGGAAAAACGCGCTGCCCAGGCCAAACAGCAAACCGCTGGCGAAGGTCTGAAAAGCGATGCCGATGTTGTGCATGATGTAGTAACCGAACATCACCCAGTCTTCGCTGGCTGCCCGATCTGCCAAGCGCCCCAGATGACCGGCGTCGGGGTCGTACATGCTTTGCATCTCACTGACCTGCTCGGCCGGGATCAGGTTGTAGACCAGCTCCGGGAACAGATACACCAGCAACGCGAAACCGATCAGGCTGCCAAAAAACAACAGGCTGGCGGCAAGGACGAAACGCCACTGCTCACGCACCAGTCGCGGGAAATCGGCGAGGATGAAACTCAACACGTTGGCACCCAGTCGACTGCGATGCCGATAAAGCTGTTGATGCCCGCGCAGGACCAGTTGCTGCAATGAATCGATCAGGAAACTGCTGTAGCCGCGCTCCTGAGCCAAGGCCAGGTGTTGGCAGAGCCGTCGATAATCGCTGGGGAAACTGGCGACTCCAGAGGCATCTTTGCCTCGTTCCAGCCGTTCAAGCATGAGTGCAAACTGCTCCCATTCGGCGCTGTGGCGACTTTCGAACAGGCTTTGCTTCATGTGGGGCCCAACAGTCCACGGGCGATGCCGTTGAGTTCGGCCCTCGCCTGGGGCTTCGATATCTGCAACGGTTGCGCGAGTATCGAGGCGAGCTCGTTGGCCCGCGCCTCGGAGAGTTCACCCTGGCGTTCGGCAAACCCGAGGACGGCGCGTTGCTCGGTCAGCGTCAGGGCGAAGGCTGCGCGCCGTGGCGGGACATCAGGCAGTTGGGGGCGGGTGAGCGGTTGTTCGCGGTAGATCACCAGCGTACCGGCGGCCAGGTCGCCGAGGCGTTTGAAGGAGGGGTGTTGCAGGCAGCTGATCGCCCCGAGAAAGTAGCCGAACGGCAACATGTCGACAAACCGCAGCAGGTTGCGCAGCAAGGACGCGGACCAGCCGATCGGCGTGCCATCGTCATGCACTACGCGCAACCCCATCCAATGCTTGCCCGGCGAACGGCCCTGATTGAGCACTTCGAACAGCACCATGTACCACCAGCTCACCACGAACAGCAGAATCGAACTCAGCCCGGCGCCAAGTTTTCCGAGAAACGCCAACATAATAAACAGCAGGCCCAGAATCACCCCGCGCAGGCCCAGGTCTATGGCGAACGCCAGCGCACGTACCATCAACCCGGCCGGGCGCAGCGGCAAGTCGATGCCTTCGGGCGTTTCGACGTGATACCGCGTGTCCAGTGGCCGGGCCAGCGTCGCTTTCCCTGGCAGTGCTGTGGTTTCGAGCATGGGCAACCTTGATGTGGCCTTGTCCGTCGGATGCTAGCAGCCTCTCGGGGGAAAACGACATAACTATGTATTGCACGGTGCGTGATCAGAGGTGATTGAATGACAAGAACTCTGGTCGGGGCGACGTATGTGCGCCTAGACTTCGTCGGTCTTCAGTTCAGGAACAACCCGTGACCTCGATCTTCTGGTACGACTATGAAACCACTGGCATCAACCCCCGTTGCGACCGCCCGCTGCAAGTGGCGGGGATTCGCACCGACTTCGATCTCAATGAAATAGACGAACCGGTCAACCTTTATTGCCAGCCCAGTGACGACATCCTGCCTCATCCGGCGGCGTGCGCGATTACCGGTATTACGCCCGCGCGTCTGGCCGAGCAAGGTTTGAGCGAAGCCGATTTCATGACACGGGTTCATGCCCAGCTCGCGGCGCCCGGCACCTGCGGGGCCGGGTACAACACGCTGCGTTTTGACGATGAGATGACCCGTTACAGCCTGTATCGAAACTTTTTCGACCCCTACGCACGGGAGTGGCAGGGCGGCAACAGCCGCTGGGACCTGATCGATGTGGTGCGCGCAGCTTATGCCTTGCGTCCTGATGGCCTTGTCTGGCCCAAGGACGACGAAGGGCGAGTCACGCTCAAACTCGAAC
This genomic stretch from Pseudomonas wuhanensis harbors:
- a CDS encoding TetR family transcriptional regulator, which translates into the protein MKSKDKATNYKPAEDREKDLKLALLRIQKGRTHTGESKVTIAAVAREAGVSTALIHNYYPRIAEAIREAQGRSSRAMRDVKQQDLIAERKKSAAHRQEIEELRVKVANLASINEVLTDENRVLKAKMSDRKVVDLPSRKSHG
- a CDS encoding tyrosine-type recombinase/integrase — encoded protein: MELVWATGDLVIAGQPYPGFPILLWDSMESCVPANQFFRHYLLRGVIGSKRSWPSTGRALYDFFSFLEAHEIDWRDVDRGEAKSLVAAYRDYCLEACALAPNTTRQRLTYICKFYEFALKEGWVKRLPFAYEERAVRCQTSFLAHVDASGGKAMANDVMPRSHKTLPKFLSMAEIKSLLAAVENPHHRMMMRLGLHTGLRREEIAAFPLAYVFDPDKAARTERNLRIRLDPFDGSGMVTKGSKPRDIYVSRKFMAELYRYVTKVRGERASLSKTPQKALFLNQSGEPYGDDGKSLNRIISETGKRAGIKVHTHMLRHTYATHTLVSLQRNPASGLEPLVFVQRQLGHSSIQTTMVYLHLVNEIADEAVLAYDDELNALAEAA
- a CDS encoding integrase is translated as MSDNTLVALPWAPLAVQPSDVRGLPESERDALIISATQVDGQWVILSRYRDNVWQLEGFTSNVPASHTRLDFRTAPPAFWEVMKAMLYRYLRRGRHGAVRPKCLALVQIFSDARPFLRHLEAFKLDYLSAVTPLVCSTYVDACKAYRQPSRSKGKPLSQSGLHSRFKAVEAIHELSHYTDDPMPQHPWPETSAKAMAGLTGSSAQSGKTPLIPDDVFCILFERAYQQVERGRHLLDLREALETLAMQRKGRSARSLNKAKNSHLSTLGWEDGLNALNKALINLRTACYIVLASTSGCRIHELAYVQSGAHHRTQDDHGTAYHWMRSRSEKTGVGIHDWMIPQAAVRALRVMERWCAPYQAMIAAEILQRRHANPYDPQIVEAHKHRYALFLGVDPKEGNQVRTLSNTTWSVCFKAFAKDCGLSWNLSSHQFRRKFANYAAHSRFGDLRYLKEHFAHCSLDMSLGYAIDDSWGQHLDLDLYADIQGELEDIKLGVVDNWLGDEPLAGGYGRALKQWQREPQNLLIFKDHASMLKSIAESTAIRSNGHAWCTADNDGCVGNTLERTRCGNCNHAVIGHGHAAIYQRLYDDLKGLLNCPDIGEGGRQRVERDLNRCRDVLVQLGMDPETLIA
- a CDS encoding DUF4129 domain-containing protein, translating into MRLSDASVVIRPRTTWEAMDLGVLLSQRHRRLLMTSWAIVTLPIFALLTLLLWDSPSLAVFLFWWLKPAFDRLPLYILSKAMFGETPTLKQALRQWPRLLKPQLLASLTWRRLSLSRSFLMPVVQLEGLAGEARQQRLRVLLQRNAGAAQWLTIIGVHLETALWIGLMVLFYMLLPQQVELDWGWQTLITAATQDWRWLEHLTNTFYVLVLIVWEPIYVACGFSLYLNRRTWLEAWDIELVFRRMRQRLTSTVVTLLLAAILLVPTAQSVWAAEPVISPDSARLLEQPLTSQASRDSIKAILDQPPFKNKETVTRYRFGEDKPAADTADNGQTPAWLKALLSLLDSRRFGVLASLIEVLLWGTVIGAIGLLIWRYRDWLQAFVSRRPTLNRKVARPLPQQAFGLDLNRETLPADIAASAESLWQTNPREALGLLYRALLSHLLHDFNMALKPADTEGEVLQRVEQLQQPALLAFSRNLTGHWQNMAYGHRLPPAHLQQELCNGWRALFGPGAAR
- a CDS encoding DUF4350 domain-containing protein encodes the protein MNRRLWLSVGALIALLVCALSVYLYFKAIPYPAEIDHGPSPEAQANPYLAAEHFLRKQGLTVSHANSLDILPTLEPHQRSLLLLGDRSNMSPRQVNQVLNWTRAGGRLLFVAEALWDEKTGQSNDLLLDRVQLHQSLSKDLKEPPPDPVDDPYPKLTKLYLENEEAPAYFSFDTAFHLDDPKNLAQAWANSGKATHMMQLSHGQGSITVVTDADLWKTPAIDQYDNAWLLWYLTADTDVTLLFNTDHDSLLTLLWRYFPQALVALIALIVFGFWHVGVRNGPLLEPATRARRQLQEHLRASADFMLRHNGQHSLLQALQQDILRRVRHRHPGFEQLGVAEQWLVLARLTGQPTRAISQAMSPRPKQRLSSAEFSRQVAHLQTLRNAL
- a CDS encoding RDD family protein is translated as MLETTALPGKATLARPLDTRYHVETPEGIDLPLRPAGLMVRALAFAIDLGLRGVILGLLFIMLAFLGKLGAGLSSILLFVVSWWYMVLFEVLNQGRSPGKHWMGLRVVHDDGTPIGWSASLLRNLLRFVDMLPFGYFLGAISCLQHPSFKRLGDLAAGTLVIYREQPLTRPQLPDVPPRRAAFALTLTEQRAVLGFAERQGELSEARANELASILAQPLQISKPQARAELNGIARGLLGPT
- a CDS encoding helix-turn-helix domain-containing protein, with the protein product MELKSAFGTVLRWLRVKQGRTQEDFSTLSSRTYISTLERGLYAPTIEKLDDIAAVLGTHPITLMVGSYALKDNRSVAKVLEDVIGEIERLEVAEGVSKLRKRYPRTE
- a CDS encoding stage II sporulation protein M is translated as MKQSLFESRHSAEWEQFALMLERLERGKDASGVASFPSDYRRLCQHLALAQERGYSSFLIDSLQQLVLRGHQQLYRHRSRLGANVLSFILADFPRLVREQWRFVLAASLLFFGSLIGFALLVYLFPELVYNLIPAEQVSEMQSMYDPDAGHLGRLADRAASEDWVMFGYYIMHNIGIAFQTFASGLLFGLGSAFFLFFNGLMIGAVAGHLTHIGYGQTFWSFVIGHGAFELSAIALAGAAGLQLGWALIAPGRLPRAEALRLAARKSVVLICGVMLFLLIAAFIEAYWSSRTGLSPLTKYLVGAVLWLLVATYLLFAGRTRHAPE